A single window of Vanessa tameamea isolate UH-Manoa-2023 chromosome 5, ilVanTame1 primary haplotype, whole genome shotgun sequence DNA harbors:
- the LOC135194808 gene encoding uncharacterized protein LOC135194808, with translation MAFYGAPIWVDTLTANNRALLRKPQRVIAAEVLAEVYRFRVETRNRGDLPGSAENGRIRALAQQVLIVRWEEDLGSPTAGLATVEAIRLHLSRWVKRKKGRLTFRMTQVLTGHGFFGKYLHGIARREVSHSCHECGAPVDTAYHTLRECAAWGPQRYSLAATMGGDLSLPSIVNEMLGCETCWSEMRSFCESVMLQKEAAEREREEDAAADSLRRRRPGRRKKRYAHLLLPPQ, from the exons atggcaTTTTAtggtgccccgatctgggtgGATACCCTCACCGCTAACAACCGAGCCCTCctgcgaaagccgcagagggtcatagcg gcggaggtgctcgcggaggtgtaccggttccgggtcgagacgaggaaccgcggcgacctTCCAGGGTCGGCGGAAAACGGGCGAAttagggctctagcccagcaagTCCTGATCGTTCGATGGGAGGAGGatctggggtcacccacggcgggcctggcaACAGTGGAGGCGATACGTctccacttgagtcgctgggtcaaGAGGAAAAAGGGCAGGCTCACTTTCAGGATGacacaggtacttaccgggcacggattcttcggtaagtacctgcacgggatagcgcggcgggaggtgtcacactcctgccacgagtgtggcgCGCCAGTGGACACGGCGTACCACACCCTgcgtgagtgtgctgcgtgggggccaCAGAGGTATTCCCTAGCGGcaactatgggcggagacctctcgctgccgagtattgtcaacgaaatgctcggttgcgagacgtgctggtcggagatgcgctccttctgcgaaagcGTCATGttgcagaaggaagccgcggagcgggagcgggaagaggatgccgctgcagactcGCTTCgtcgaagacgaccggggaggaggaaaaagcgttatgcgcACCTTCTCCTCCCACCTCAATAG